From Zavarzinella sp., one genomic window encodes:
- a CDS encoding PfkB family carbohydrate kinase, whose product MLDHSLIEGILDSLSSRTVGLIGDLFLDRYLDIDAALNEPSIETGLTAYQVVQVRPIPGALGTILNNLLALGVGRVLPVTVIGDDGEGYELRQQLQRNSRIDLSNILIDSRVRTPTYTKPMLHSADSAATELHRLDIKNRTPLPVDLELQLLERFTHLFGQVDAWLVLDQVSEQDCGVITTNVRQHLGQLALQQPNQFVLADSRARIADFQHVCIKPNHHEAARFSASSYADSFNRTVFVTQGDRGIVVQQPHQSEVLCNAFPVTGPIDTVGAGDSTSAGIACAWMYNPNPCLAAAFGNLIASITIQQLGTTGCATPQQVRARWQQLQEQL is encoded by the coding sequence ATGTTAGATCATTCTCTTATCGAAGGTATTTTGGATTCGCTGTCCAGCCGCACCGTGGGGCTGATCGGGGATCTATTTCTTGACCGTTATCTCGATATCGATGCCGCATTGAACGAACCATCGATTGAAACGGGGCTCACTGCCTACCAAGTAGTACAGGTTCGGCCTATTCCTGGTGCCTTGGGCACGATTCTGAATAATCTCCTGGCACTTGGGGTGGGGCGGGTGTTACCTGTTACCGTCATTGGCGATGACGGTGAAGGGTATGAATTACGTCAACAATTGCAGCGTAATTCTCGCATCGATCTGAGTAATATTCTGATCGATTCTCGCGTACGTACTCCCACTTATACCAAGCCGATGCTGCATTCCGCCGATTCTGCGGCAACAGAACTTCACCGGCTGGACATTAAAAATCGCACCCCATTGCCAGTTGATCTCGAACTCCAACTGCTGGAGCGTTTTACACACTTATTCGGGCAGGTTGATGCGTGGCTGGTGCTGGATCAGGTCTCTGAGCAGGACTGTGGGGTTATCACCACGAACGTCCGTCAGCATCTGGGCCAGCTTGCTTTGCAACAGCCAAACCAGTTTGTTCTGGCAGACAGCAGAGCGCGAATTGCAGATTTTCAGCATGTCTGCATTAAGCCGAATCACCACGAAGCGGCACGATTTTCTGCATCCTCATACGCTGATTCCTTCAATCGCACTGTCTTTGTCACCCAGGGTGATCGTGGGATTGTGGTGCAGCAACCGCATCAGTCTGAAGTTCTCTGCAATGCTTTTCCTGTTACTGGGCCCATTGATACCGTTGGTGCGGGCGACAGCACCAGTGCTGGCATTGCCTGTGCGTGGATGTACAACCCAAACCCTTGTCTTGCGGCCGCCTTTGGCAATCTGATTGCTTCGATCACCATTCAGCAACTGGGCACCACAGGCTGTGCCACGCCGCAGCAGGTGCGTGCACGCTGGCAGCAGTTGCAGGAGCAATTGTAA
- the polA gene encoding DNA polymerase I: MANDLPNLYLVDTHALIFQMFHAIPPMNAPDGRATNAVFGVTRDLFYLYEQVKPTYLLCTFDREEPTFRDELEPSYKKNRPPTPPDLIGQVPLIQRLLVAMNLPVLSWPGFEADDVIATVATAAHERGIDVTICTSDKDCRQLIRDDVRMYNLRKKTVMDRAALAEDWGITPEQVIDYQTLVGDSTDNIKGVPGIGAKTATKLLQQFGSIAELRKRLDELKPSKQKENLVAAFADGTIERSRELVKLRTDVPMPLDWENWHLKPWNTQELLALCEELDFRTYARKAREAMTAQGKMKNNALMEAIGVTPRAADGQLGLFDAEEDNPFDIGLPEDTWKGNYTTITTLDQWQAFFAELQLQPRIAFDLETTSLDYLTCQVVGIAFSWQSETATYVPTLAPEGEQCLAFSDIFAQLKALFENPVIRKTNHNIKFDQLVLAANDIFLRGVDGDSMIAHYLIDSTARTHNLDDLTLQALHHKNIPIESLIGKGKKQKSMAEVPIAQVSQYAAEDADAAWRLTLLYEKKLIENQAVSVYQEMELPLISVLARMEATGICVDTAYLAKLSDSMQLRLEQLEEEIQTKANRTFNVSSLKQLREVLYDDLKLPVLKRTGLTNEASTDQDTLEKLAAHGHELPRLLIEHRQISKLKGTYVDALPKLVNPRSGRVHTSFNQTVAATGRLSSSDPNLQNIPTRTDLGREIRQAFIPQAGWVLLAADYSQIELRLLAHFSQDKNLLAAYQNGVDVHTQVASEIFGVPLLEVTSDMRRVAKTVNFGIIYGMSAYGLAERLHITRKEASKFIDSYFARYPAVNQYQDNIIARAKQDGFVSSILGRRRRFERTAFRGKPNYHSRNQAEREAINMEIQASAADLIKKAMLQIQDKLSQLQLQANMLLSVHDELVFEVHPTQQHQLATMLREEMCQAIQLTVPLEVDVQVGPNWLDTSEISS; this comes from the coding sequence ATGGCAAATGATCTTCCCAATTTATATCTGGTCGATACACACGCCCTGATTTTTCAGATGTTCCACGCCATCCCGCCCATGAATGCTCCGGATGGCAGGGCAACGAACGCTGTATTTGGGGTCACACGGGACCTCTTTTACCTTTACGAGCAAGTCAAACCAACGTATCTGCTATGCACTTTTGATCGGGAAGAGCCAACTTTTCGAGATGAACTTGAGCCAAGCTACAAAAAGAACCGCCCGCCAACACCACCAGACTTGATTGGGCAGGTTCCACTGATCCAGAGATTGCTGGTGGCAATGAATCTTCCCGTACTTTCATGGCCAGGGTTTGAGGCAGATGATGTGATTGCTACCGTAGCAACCGCAGCCCACGAACGTGGGATCGATGTAACAATCTGTACCAGCGATAAAGACTGTCGACAATTGATTCGTGATGATGTGCGGATGTATAATCTTCGCAAGAAAACGGTTATGGATCGTGCTGCGCTGGCTGAAGACTGGGGAATTACGCCGGAGCAGGTGATTGATTACCAGACGCTGGTGGGGGATAGTACTGACAACATTAAAGGGGTTCCCGGTATTGGAGCAAAAACAGCCACCAAGTTGTTGCAGCAATTTGGCAGTATTGCAGAGTTACGTAAGCGGCTGGATGAACTAAAACCATCCAAACAGAAAGAAAATCTGGTGGCAGCCTTTGCCGATGGCACGATTGAACGGAGCAGGGAATTGGTGAAACTTCGCACCGATGTACCTATGCCACTCGACTGGGAAAATTGGCACTTGAAGCCATGGAACACTCAGGAATTACTGGCATTATGCGAAGAGCTGGATTTTCGGACGTACGCACGCAAAGCCAGAGAGGCGATGACTGCCCAGGGGAAAATGAAAAATAATGCATTGATGGAAGCGATTGGTGTCACGCCACGTGCTGCTGACGGACAACTTGGGCTTTTTGATGCAGAAGAAGACAATCCTTTCGATATTGGCTTGCCTGAAGACACCTGGAAAGGAAATTACACCACAATAACCACTTTGGACCAATGGCAGGCTTTCTTTGCCGAACTGCAGTTACAGCCTCGCATTGCTTTCGATCTGGAAACTACCAGTCTTGATTACCTGACCTGTCAGGTGGTGGGAATTGCGTTTTCCTGGCAATCCGAAACCGCCACTTACGTACCCACGCTGGCCCCAGAGGGAGAGCAGTGCCTTGCATTCAGTGATATTTTTGCACAATTGAAAGCACTTTTCGAGAATCCAGTGATTCGCAAAACCAACCACAACATCAAGTTTGATCAGTTGGTGCTGGCTGCAAACGATATTTTTCTTCGTGGCGTGGATGGCGATAGCATGATTGCCCACTATCTCATCGATTCCACTGCCCGCACCCACAATCTGGATGATTTAACACTTCAGGCACTCCACCACAAAAACATTCCCATTGAATCGCTGATTGGGAAAGGCAAAAAGCAAAAATCGATGGCAGAAGTGCCGATAGCACAGGTCAGCCAGTATGCCGCCGAAGATGCTGATGCTGCCTGGCGATTAACACTGCTCTATGAAAAAAAACTAATAGAAAATCAAGCAGTTTCCGTGTACCAGGAAATGGAATTGCCGTTGATTTCCGTTTTGGCACGGATGGAGGCTACCGGCATCTGCGTGGATACTGCGTATCTGGCGAAACTGTCCGATTCCATGCAGTTGCGGCTTGAACAACTTGAAGAAGAAATCCAGACAAAGGCGAACCGTACCTTCAATGTTTCTTCTCTCAAGCAACTTCGTGAAGTGCTTTACGATGACTTGAAGTTGCCTGTTTTAAAACGTACCGGACTGACCAATGAAGCAAGCACCGATCAGGATACGTTGGAGAAGCTGGCCGCCCACGGACATGAACTGCCCAGGTTACTGATTGAGCATCGCCAGATCAGCAAGTTGAAGGGCACGTACGTGGATGCATTGCCCAAACTAGTCAATCCACGTTCGGGGCGAGTGCACACCTCTTTCAATCAGACTGTGGCAGCAACAGGGCGTCTCAGCAGTAGTGATCCCAATCTGCAGAATATCCCCACGCGAACTGACCTTGGACGGGAAATTCGTCAGGCGTTTATCCCCCAGGCAGGGTGGGTGCTTCTGGCAGCAGATTATTCCCAGATAGAACTTCGACTGCTGGCCCATTTTTCGCAGGATAAAAATCTGCTGGCTGCTTACCAGAACGGGGTGGATGTACACACGCAGGTGGCAAGCGAAATTTTTGGCGTACCACTTCTGGAAGTTACTTCCGATATGCGTCGCGTGGCCAAGACGGTCAACTTTGGCATCATTTACGGCATGAGTGCCTACGGACTTGCCGAGCGGTTGCACATCACACGCAAAGAAGCTTCTAAGTTCATCGATAGTTATTTTGCACGGTATCCCGCCGTCAACCAGTACCAGGATAACATAATAGCCCGCGCTAAACAGGATGGTTTTGTCAGTTCCATCCTTGGGCGACGACGAAGGTTTGAACGTACGGCATTTCGTGGGAAGCCCAATTATCACTCCCGCAATCAGGCAGAACGGGAAGCGATCAATATGGAGATTCAGGCTTCCGCAGCCGACCTGATCAAAAAGGCGATGTTGCAGATCCAGGACAAACTTTCACAATTGCAATTACAGGCCAACATGCTCCTTTCTGTGCATGATGAACTGGTTTTTGAAGTGCATCCCACGCAACAGCACCAATTAGCCACTATGCTGCGGGAGGAGATGTGCCAGGCCATCCAACTAACCGTGCCTTTGGAAGTCGATGTTCAGGTGGGGCCAAACTGGTTGGATACATCCGAAATTTCTTCATAA
- a CDS encoding NUDIX domain-containing protein, protein MLKLVRQAAVVPIFNNQVVIITSRSGQRWVLPKGNIEREQTSQQAAEMEAWEEAGITGKISEVALGSFCEKKNEKLYHITVYTMTVVNVSERWPEAKQRVRKLVNLDEVDSFLQSSDMCQFVQMGFRHFHTEKLVPTGT, encoded by the coding sequence ATGCTGAAATTGGTACGGCAAGCTGCCGTAGTGCCGATATTCAATAACCAAGTCGTTATCATTACCTCCCGCAGTGGTCAGCGTTGGGTGCTTCCGAAAGGAAATATCGAACGAGAACAAACCAGCCAACAAGCTGCAGAAATGGAAGCCTGGGAAGAAGCTGGGATCACCGGAAAGATATCCGAAGTGGCTCTAGGCTCCTTTTGCGAAAAGAAAAACGAGAAATTGTATCATATCACCGTTTACACAATGACCGTTGTCAATGTGTCAGAACGTTGGCCAGAAGCAAAACAGCGAGTACGAAAATTAGTAAATCTCGATGAAGTGGATTCTTTTTTGCAAAGTTCTGACATGTGCCAGTTTGTTCAAATGGGTTTTCGACATTTTCACACAGAAAAACTGGTTCCCACTGGTACCTAA
- a CDS encoding hydroxymyristoyl-ACP dehydratase: MKFHLIDRIIAWEAGKRLRAVKNLTLAEEYLADHFPSFPVMPGVMMLQSVVEASSWLWRISSGFSHDLIVLKEAKNVKYGTFMLPGNTMQIQTDLLEINENTAVFRGKGTTEAGATTVSAQIVLRGEVLPARDGPAPRESYRHHWLELTRFVKEFSSELSS, encoded by the coding sequence ATGAAGTTTCACCTGATTGACCGCATCATTGCTTGGGAAGCGGGCAAAAGACTGCGTGCAGTGAAAAATTTAACATTGGCAGAAGAATATCTGGCAGACCATTTCCCCAGTTTCCCAGTGATGCCAGGGGTAATGATGCTGCAATCGGTAGTAGAAGCGAGTAGTTGGTTATGGAGAATCAGCAGTGGTTTTTCCCACGATCTGATTGTGTTGAAAGAAGCGAAAAATGTGAAGTATGGCACCTTCATGCTTCCCGGCAACACAATGCAGATTCAGACTGATTTATTAGAAATCAATGAGAATACGGCCGTTTTCCGTGGGAAAGGCACCACAGAAGCGGGAGCAACGACTGTCAGTGCCCAGATTGTTCTACGTGGGGAGGTTTTGCCCGCACGTGATGGTCCGGCACCTCGTGAGAGTTATCGGCACCACTGGCTGGAATTGACCAGATTTGTGAAAGAATTTTCATCTGAATTGAGTAGTTGA
- a CDS encoding 3-oxoacyl-ACP reductase family protein, with translation MQLKDKIALVTGGSRGIGRGIVLALAKEGASVTFIYRGNEEAANSLVQEINATGGVVEAVKADVSQKGIAQEIVDKIVAEKGRLDILVNNAGVIRDGLFLRMSEDDWNTVLDTNLGGTFAFCRAVAAQMALKQRSGRIINISSVAATHVNQGQCNYSASKGAVNSFTKALAVELAGRSVTVNAVAPGFIETDMSEAVRNKAGDIIKKMIPAKRLGQAEDIANLVIFLASPAASYITGQVITVDGGLSLGAVGA, from the coding sequence ATGCAACTGAAGGATAAAATAGCCCTTGTGACAGGCGGCAGCCGAGGGATAGGCCGTGGTATTGTACTGGCACTTGCGAAAGAGGGTGCTTCTGTAACTTTTATTTACCGTGGCAATGAAGAAGCAGCAAACTCACTGGTGCAGGAAATCAATGCCACAGGTGGGGTTGTCGAAGCGGTAAAGGCAGACGTTTCGCAAAAGGGGATTGCACAGGAAATTGTTGACAAAATTGTAGCAGAAAAAGGGCGACTGGATATTCTTGTGAACAACGCAGGAGTGATCCGTGACGGCCTGTTTTTACGAATGTCCGAAGATGACTGGAACACCGTGCTTGATACCAACCTTGGTGGCACGTTTGCGTTTTGCCGGGCAGTAGCTGCCCAGATGGCACTGAAACAACGCTCCGGCCGAATTATCAACATCAGCAGCGTTGCTGCCACGCACGTCAACCAGGGACAGTGTAATTATTCAGCCAGCAAAGGGGCAGTAAATTCGTTTACCAAAGCCCTGGCAGTAGAGCTAGCTGGCCGTAGCGTTACGGTCAATGCAGTGGCACCTGGATTTATCGAAACGGATATGAGTGAAGCTGTACGAAACAAAGCGGGAGACATCATCAAAAAAATGATCCCTGCCAAGAGATTGGGACAGGCAGAAGATATTGCCAACCTGGTAATTTTTCTGGCATCCCCGGCCGCCTCTTACATTACAGGCCAGGTTATTACCGTTGATGGTGGACTGAGTCTTGGTGCGGTGGGAGCATAA
- a CDS encoding acyl carrier protein: protein MTKDEIYTKVASTLVEALNVDDDQVHPKAMLQDDLGAESIDFLDIVFRLEREFNIKIPRNELFPETIFQGDPEFVKDGMVTEVGLNELRTKMPFAEIDEFEKNPSLENIGTLFTVDLIVNYIQNKLAAV from the coding sequence ATGACTAAAGATGAAATTTATACCAAAGTTGCTTCAACACTTGTGGAAGCACTGAATGTTGACGATGACCAGGTTCATCCTAAAGCGATGTTGCAGGATGATCTTGGTGCAGAATCAATTGACTTTCTGGACATTGTTTTCCGTCTGGAACGGGAATTCAACATCAAGATTCCACGCAACGAACTGTTTCCGGAAACGATTTTCCAAGGCGACCCAGAGTTTGTGAAAGATGGGATGGTGACAGAAGTTGGCTTAAACGAACTGCGAACCAAAATGCCTTTCGCTGAAATTGACGAATTTGAAAAGAATCCATCCCTGGAAAACATTGGTACACTTTTTACCGTCGATCTGATTGTGAATTATATCCAGAACAAATTGGCCGCAGTCTGA
- a CDS encoding 3-hydroxyacyl-ACP dehydratase FabZ family protein, giving the protein MRWIWIDRFTHFQEGVSATAVKLLSHAEDYFADHFPGYPVMPACLMIEGMAQTGGILVGSVNQFTKNVVLGKVVKAVFYYDVFPGDSLSYTATIVDVRDGGGTITGKIMRGEDLIADVDLFFAHVAPELTKEFLGDGNFVFTGQLQKMLGLAKSASQNADK; this is encoded by the coding sequence ATGCGTTGGATATGGATTGACCGCTTTACCCACTTCCAGGAAGGCGTTTCTGCAACGGCGGTGAAACTTCTCAGCCATGCGGAAGATTATTTTGCCGACCATTTTCCTGGTTACCCCGTCATGCCCGCCTGTTTGATGATTGAAGGCATGGCACAGACAGGTGGGATACTAGTGGGTTCGGTGAATCAATTCACCAAAAATGTTGTATTGGGAAAAGTAGTCAAAGCAGTCTTTTACTATGACGTTTTTCCCGGAGATTCGCTGTCTTACACTGCCACCATTGTGGATGTTCGTGACGGTGGGGGCACGATCACTGGCAAAATTATGCGTGGGGAAGACTTAATCGCCGATGTCGACCTGTTTTTTGCCCATGTCGCACCAGAATTAACAAAAGAATTCCTGGGGGACGGTAATTTTGTTTTTACAGGCCAATTGCAAAAGATGTTGGGATTGGCCAAGTCGGCCTCGCAAAATGCCGATAAGTAG